The following proteins are encoded in a genomic region of Triticum dicoccoides isolate Atlit2015 ecotype Zavitan chromosome 1B, WEW_v2.0, whole genome shotgun sequence:
- the LOC119350198 gene encoding uncharacterized protein LOC119350198, with product MDSAKEILRRVHSKKKPCVDGESHQHSLTSMSAAVSKVLEDDDLLREIIVRVGFPTTLVRASLVCKRWYHHISDRRFLRRFRERHPPRLLGFCHVPEDECSQSSCPRFVPILPLPPELAAVVSRVASYSFGVDGDEWIRECRRGSVLTGRYEGLLWRHRVHHPLCSGRDMDILPPLPSVQNSSYHMFSTILSKEDGAGGMSYVYMLVEGVDENKVFRVRVYMLQRGVWCMHTSSTTKIPLPLLPRKVLLVDNKIYIADKFSDDIIVLDLPASSFSKISVPQGVQCHHYTTILSRADDASGVYLTHVHVKELQLCIWLHKGHNWLLVNTICLRQMWANLRMLDHTLLPSGSIYCLNSRELRGYKGSWRHAEPRTL from the exons ATGGATTCTGCTAAGGAGATTCTCCGGCG GGTCCATTCAAAGAAGAAACCGTGTGTGGATGGCGAATCACACCAGCATTCCCTGACGTCGATGTCTGCCGCGGTATCCAAGGTGCTCGAAGACGACGACCTCCTCAGGGAGATTATTGTCCGTGTCGGCTTCCCCACCACCCTCGTGCGTGCTTCCCTCGTCTGCAAGCGCTGGTACCACCACATCTCTGACCGCCGGTTCCTCCGCCGCTTCCGCGAGCGCCATCCGCCCCGCCTCCTTGGCTTTTGCCATGTCCCCGAAGATGAGTGTTCACAGTCGTCCTGTCCACGCTTCGTCCCGATTTTGCCTCTGCCCCCAGAGCTCGCTGCCGTGGTCAGCCGCGTGGCGAGCTACAGCTTTGGCGTCGACGGCGACGAATGGATCAGGGAGTGCCGGCGCGGCAGTGTCTTGACCGGACGCTATGAAGGATTATTATGGAGACATAGAGTGCACCACCCACTGTGCTCTGGGAGAGACATGGACATCCTCCCACCACTCCCAAGCGTCCAGAACTCTAGTTACCACATGTTCAGTACAATCCTCTCCAAAGAAGATGGCGCCGGCGGCATGTCCTACGTGTACATGTTGGTGGAGGGGGTTGATGAGAATAAAGTTTTTAGGGTGCGCGTGTATATGTTGCAACGCGGTGTCTGGTGCATGCATACCTCATCTACCACAAAGATCCCTCTTCCGTTGTTGCCACGGAAAGTTTTGCTTGTTGACAATAAAATCTATATAGCTGACAAGTTCAGTGACGACATTATTGTCTTGGATTTGCCAGCCTCAAGTTTCTCCAAAATTTCGGTCCCACAGGGAGTGCAGTGTCACCATTATACCACCATCTTGTCACGAGCCGATGATGCATCCGGTGTATATCTCACCCATGTTCATGTCAAGGAGCTTCAGCTTTGTATCTGGCTCCACAAGGGGCACAACTGGTTGCTGGTCAATACCATTTGTTTGCGTCAGATGTGGGCTAATTTGAGGATGCTAGATCATACGCTGTTACCCTCGGGATCGATCTATTGCTTGAATTCGAGAGAATTACGGGGATACAAGGGTTCCTGGCGTCACGCCGAG CCACGCACGCTCTGA